A portion of the Chromobacterium sp. IIBBL 290-4 genome contains these proteins:
- a CDS encoding YmfQ family protein has product MTPSPSNRELLSQLLPPASYSPDAPRLSAELSAEGAALDRAQLSSTQLAGAVTALQPGPLLPDWERICGLTPPPDATYQQRLQSVRGKLAETGGLSKNYFIQLAKSLGYDIDISELQPFRAGLGRAGEQVWSGQVIWQWRVTVHGSKGGMQTYRFRAGQSLAGERLTAFGDPRLEDLINDLKPAHTYVYFAYQA; this is encoded by the coding sequence ATGACGCCAAGCCCATCCAACCGCGAGCTGCTGAGCCAGCTGCTGCCGCCCGCCAGCTATAGCCCGGACGCGCCGCGGCTCAGCGCGGAACTCTCCGCCGAAGGCGCGGCCTTGGACCGCGCGCAGTTATCCTCCACGCAACTGGCCGGCGCCGTCACGGCGCTGCAACCCGGCCCTTTGCTGCCGGACTGGGAGCGGATATGCGGCCTGACGCCGCCGCCGGACGCCACCTATCAGCAAAGACTGCAAAGCGTGCGCGGCAAGCTGGCGGAAACCGGCGGCCTGTCGAAAAACTACTTCATCCAGCTGGCCAAAAGCCTGGGCTACGATATCGACATTTCCGAACTACAGCCCTTCCGCGCAGGCTTAGGCCGCGCCGGCGAGCAGGTGTGGTCCGGCCAAGTGATCTGGCAATGGCGCGTCACCGTCCACGGCAGCAAGGGGGGCATGCAAACCTACCGCTTCCGCGCCGGCCAATCGTTGGCGGGCGAACGGCTCACTGCCTTCGGCGACCCCAGGCTGGAAGACCTCATCAACGATCTCAAGCCCGCCCACACCTACGTCTATTTCGCCTACCAGGCTTAG
- a CDS encoding baseplate J/gp47 family protein, whose translation MPLSTPDFAALRDAWLRDLQNLRADAALTPDSDNFVRASVTASAVEGLYQHQSWIARQIFPDTADSDNLEQHARLRGLSRKGATPASGWLQIDGKAGAMVPAGLQVRVGDQLYVTQAADPQGNPAPDRLDANGQAIVPILASQAGTTGSQPDNLPVELMQAPSGVRSPATLLKMNGGADPESDAALLDRLLELIRRPPAGGNRYDYRRWAMEVDGVGAAYVLPLDPKQLGQVVVAVTGVQAEASEAIRAAAERAILDKKPVTATCRVILPKPVPVDLDLAVALDGVSLNDFTIQLNQALNQHFAALEPGKPLYRSQLETLISNLPGVRDRLLRAPAANVSAASTGQVEWLRLGKVAISPLGGQ comes from the coding sequence ATGCCCCTGTCCACGCCCGATTTCGCCGCCCTGCGCGACGCCTGGCTGCGCGACCTGCAAAACCTGCGCGCCGATGCGGCCCTTACCCCCGACAGCGACAACTTTGTCCGCGCCAGCGTCACCGCCAGCGCCGTGGAAGGCTTGTACCAGCACCAGAGCTGGATCGCCCGCCAAATTTTCCCCGACACCGCCGACAGCGATAATCTGGAACAGCACGCCCGGCTGCGCGGCCTCTCACGCAAGGGGGCCACCCCAGCCTCCGGCTGGCTGCAAATCGATGGCAAGGCGGGCGCGATGGTCCCCGCCGGCCTGCAAGTCCGCGTCGGCGACCAGCTCTACGTCACCCAGGCGGCCGACCCGCAAGGCAATCCCGCGCCGGACCGCCTGGACGCCAACGGCCAGGCCATCGTCCCCATTCTCGCCAGCCAGGCCGGCACGACCGGCAGCCAGCCGGACAATTTGCCGGTGGAACTGATGCAAGCGCCATCCGGTGTCAGAAGCCCGGCGACCTTGCTCAAGATGAACGGCGGCGCCGACCCGGAAAGCGACGCGGCGCTGCTTGACCGCCTGCTGGAGCTGATCCGCCGCCCCCCGGCTGGCGGCAACCGTTACGACTATCGCCGCTGGGCGATGGAAGTGGACGGCGTCGGCGCCGCTTATGTGCTGCCGCTCGATCCCAAGCAACTGGGGCAGGTGGTGGTGGCCGTCACCGGCGTGCAGGCCGAGGCCTCGGAAGCCATCCGCGCCGCGGCGGAACGCGCCATCCTGGACAAAAAACCGGTCACCGCGACCTGCCGGGTGATTCTGCCCAAGCCGGTTCCCGTCGACTTGGACCTGGCGGTGGCGCTGGACGGCGTCAGCCTCAACGATTTCACTATCCAGCTCAATCAGGCCTTGAACCAACACTTCGCCGCGCTGGAGCCAGGCAAACCGCTGTACCGCAGCCAACTGGAAACGCTGATCTCCAACCTGCCCGGCGTGCGCGACCGCCTGCTGCGCGCGCCCGCCGCCAACGTCTCCGCCGCGTCCACCGGACAGGTTGAGTGGCTGCGGCTGGGCAAGGTGGCCATCAGCCCGCTGGGAGGCCAGTGA
- a CDS encoding phage GP46 family protein, translated as MDPLLDPLTGDYAGGSTDTLANAVYLRLMTPLGGWWADPTLGSRLHELSRSKDSSRIDLLACQYAEQALQPLQQDGRASRIQVSSQRPGSGRLLLDIEVADAGGRTRHFQHQVRIA; from the coding sequence ATGGATCCCCTGCTCGACCCCCTCACCGGCGACTACGCCGGCGGCTCCACCGACACCCTCGCCAACGCCGTCTACCTGCGGCTGATGACGCCGCTGGGCGGCTGGTGGGCCGACCCGACGCTGGGCTCGCGCCTGCACGAACTGTCCCGCAGCAAAGACAGCAGCCGCATCGACCTGCTGGCCTGCCAATACGCCGAGCAGGCCCTGCAGCCGCTGCAGCAGGACGGCCGCGCCAGCCGCATTCAAGTGTCGTCGCAACGCCCAGGCTCCGGCCGGCTGCTGCTCGACATCGAGGTCGCCGATGCCGGCGGCCGCACCCGCCATTTCCAACATCAAGTGAGGATAGCCTGA
- a CDS encoding phage baseplate assembly protein V, translating into MWHEVDQRIRRALGNVRQGFRAALTHVDSGGGVQLAQADALAGERLQDAELFQHYGYTSNPPPGSMAMVLPLGGRSSHSVVIATEHGSYRLQSLQPGEVALYSDEGSKIVLKRGKIIEVSCDTFHLSCKNAQLDCEGLQVNASKQAAFTTPTLQTSQQLVAQGQISGNGGLAVQGGSGASVTGDIALSGSMNASGDVKASGKSLASHTHDAPNGPTSPPK; encoded by the coding sequence ATGTGGCATGAAGTCGATCAACGCATCCGCCGCGCGCTGGGCAATGTGCGCCAGGGTTTCCGCGCCGCGCTCACCCATGTGGACAGCGGCGGCGGCGTGCAGCTGGCCCAGGCCGACGCGCTGGCCGGCGAGCGGCTGCAAGACGCCGAGCTGTTCCAGCATTACGGCTACACCTCCAACCCGCCGCCCGGCAGCATGGCCATGGTGTTGCCGCTGGGCGGCCGCAGCAGCCACAGCGTGGTGATCGCCACCGAACACGGCAGCTACCGCCTGCAATCGCTGCAACCCGGCGAGGTAGCCCTGTATAGCGACGAAGGCAGCAAGATCGTGCTCAAACGCGGCAAGATAATAGAAGTTAGCTGCGATACCTTCCATCTGAGCTGCAAGAACGCGCAACTGGATTGCGAGGGTCTGCAAGTCAACGCCAGCAAGCAGGCCGCCTTCACCACCCCCACGCTGCAAACCAGCCAACAGCTGGTGGCGCAAGGCCAGATCAGCGGCAACGGCGGCCTGGCCGTCCAGGGCGGCAGCGGCGCCAGCGTCACCGGCGACATCGCGCTGAGCGGTTCGATGAACGCCAGCGGCGATGTCAAAGCCAGCGGCAAGAGCCTGGCTAGCCACACCCACGACGCGCCCAACGGCCCGACCAGCCCGCCCAAATAA
- a CDS encoding phage baseplate assembly protein, which translates to MATPANQAVSLQINGRQHGDWTHYSIDSDLAMAADGWHVSLGLPGGVFPPEVEPGAMVKVQVGGETVLLGRIDDISHSVAAGEHQLALSGRDLAGHLIDSSAPLFTAKGMTLQDVLDNVVKPLGISRIRVDAKAKGQIEKTNVDPGTSAWDVLSRAAQINGLAAWFDPDGTLVVGGPDYSRPPTARLILRRDGKGNNVLSLAETRSHAQRYSELTLLGQGHGQAQTPGRHAMRHQSFDSDVCYHKPRIQVEPDAASLAELAARADKMLADARLAGYTLAATVAGHRDSGGRLWTPGQRIEVESEPHGLNGVYFLMARTFEGGRGVGSVTRLTLKEDKCWIPAMRAGKH; encoded by the coding sequence ATGGCTACGCCCGCTAATCAGGCCGTCAGCCTGCAAATCAACGGCCGCCAGCACGGCGACTGGACGCACTACTCCATCGATTCCGACCTGGCCATGGCCGCCGACGGCTGGCACGTATCGCTGGGTCTGCCCGGCGGCGTGTTCCCGCCCGAGGTCGAGCCCGGCGCGATGGTGAAAGTGCAAGTCGGCGGCGAAACCGTGCTGCTGGGCCGCATCGACGACATCAGCCACAGCGTGGCGGCCGGCGAACACCAGCTCGCCCTGTCCGGGCGCGACCTGGCCGGCCATCTGATCGATAGCAGCGCGCCCTTGTTCACCGCCAAAGGCATGACGCTGCAAGACGTGCTGGACAATGTGGTGAAGCCGCTGGGCATCTCCCGCATCCGCGTCGATGCCAAGGCCAAGGGCCAGATCGAGAAAACCAATGTCGACCCCGGAACCAGCGCTTGGGACGTGCTGAGCCGCGCGGCCCAGATCAACGGCCTGGCCGCCTGGTTCGACCCGGACGGCACCCTGGTGGTGGGCGGGCCAGACTACAGCCGGCCGCCAACCGCGCGGCTGATCCTGCGCCGCGACGGCAAGGGCAACAATGTGCTGAGCCTGGCCGAAACCCGTTCCCACGCGCAGCGCTATTCCGAGCTGACGCTGCTGGGCCAGGGCCATGGCCAGGCGCAGACCCCCGGCCGCCACGCCATGCGGCATCAGAGTTTCGATTCCGATGTCTGCTACCACAAACCACGCATCCAGGTGGAGCCGGACGCCGCCAGCCTGGCCGAGCTGGCCGCCCGCGCCGACAAGATGCTGGCCGACGCCCGGCTGGCCGGCTACACGCTCGCAGCCACCGTGGCCGGGCACCGCGACAGCGGCGGCCGGCTGTGGACGCCGGGCCAGCGCATCGAAGTGGAAAGCGAGCCGCATGGCCTGAACGGCGTCTATTTCCTGATGGCGCGCACCTTCGAAGGCGGCCGCGGCGTCGGCAGCGTCACCCGGCTGACACTGAAAGAAGACAAATGCTGGATTCCGGCCATGCGCGCCGGAAAGCACTAA
- a CDS encoding DNA circularization protein translates to MFSLNLSASLGASPAPVDASFRGVRFDCLKSADSAQRDQAMHEYPYKDGADVEDLGRKARKVSLSAMFWGKDYQSRLRQFVAALDAAGPGELIHPVFGSMPQALVTDYQIHHDADAPDSCTVEVNWVEATPRNPFFAAKKTLPQVDAISSQVDKLRQIAGEAFAKAQGLVATAQGALGRVAALRQQLTATVGQLAKMANQTAAQATDLLSYPQAFVAQAGQLIHSLADWRFGIQLDIGPLPALKAAAELPSATLADWKALRRRVENLPATVRQNIGPFAAGASLSVWSDDQRRIDAMLQLHVSTQLASAAAGIFDGETRKPTLTPPALEEIAGDVRSSLQTSIDQWRAALPPEDAYPLVDGLRTLGQQVQQGAAALIAAKPPLLKRKVDAACSLRQLAHLWYGDSGRAEELLRLNPQLPQPNHLSAGTLVYGYAR, encoded by the coding sequence ATGTTCAGCCTCAACCTTTCGGCCAGCCTCGGCGCCTCCCCCGCGCCAGTGGACGCCAGTTTTCGCGGCGTGCGCTTCGATTGCCTGAAAAGCGCCGACAGCGCGCAGCGCGACCAGGCCATGCATGAATACCCGTATAAGGACGGGGCCGATGTGGAGGATCTGGGCCGCAAGGCGCGCAAGGTTTCGCTGTCGGCCATGTTCTGGGGCAAGGATTATCAAAGCCGGCTGCGCCAGTTCGTCGCCGCGCTGGATGCCGCCGGACCGGGCGAGCTGATCCACCCTGTGTTCGGCAGCATGCCGCAGGCCTTGGTGACGGATTATCAGATCCACCACGACGCCGACGCGCCGGACTCCTGCACAGTGGAGGTCAATTGGGTGGAAGCCACGCCCCGCAACCCGTTTTTCGCCGCCAAGAAAACGCTGCCCCAGGTGGATGCCATCTCCAGCCAAGTGGACAAGCTGCGCCAGATCGCCGGCGAAGCCTTCGCCAAAGCCCAGGGCCTGGTCGCCACCGCCCAGGGCGCGCTGGGCCGCGTCGCCGCCTTGCGCCAGCAGCTCACCGCCACGGTCGGACAATTAGCCAAAATGGCCAACCAGACGGCGGCCCAGGCGACCGACTTGCTGTCCTATCCTCAGGCCTTCGTCGCCCAAGCCGGGCAATTGATTCACTCGCTTGCCGATTGGCGCTTCGGCATCCAACTGGACATCGGCCCGCTGCCGGCGCTGAAAGCCGCGGCGGAGCTGCCTTCCGCCACGCTGGCGGACTGGAAGGCGCTGCGCCGCCGAGTGGAAAACCTGCCCGCGACGGTGCGCCAGAACATCGGGCCCTTCGCCGCTGGCGCTTCGCTGTCGGTCTGGTCCGACGACCAGCGCCGCATCGACGCCATGCTGCAGCTGCATGTCTCCACTCAGCTCGCTTCCGCCGCCGCCGGCATCTTCGATGGAGAAACCCGCAAGCCCACGCTGACGCCGCCGGCGCTGGAGGAGATCGCCGGCGATGTCCGCTCCTCGCTGCAAACCAGCATTGATCAATGGCGCGCCGCGCTGCCGCCCGAGGACGCTTATCCGTTGGTGGACGGCTTGCGCACCCTGGGCCAGCAGGTCCAGCAAGGCGCTGCCGCGCTGATCGCCGCCAAGCCGCCGCTGCTGAAACGCAAAGTGGACGCCGCCTGCAGCCTGCGCCAGCTGGCTCACCTGTGGTATGGCGACAGCGGCCGCGCCGAGGAACTGCTGCGTCTCAATCCGCAGCTGCCCCAACCCAACCATCTGAGCGCAGGAACCCTGGTCTATGGCTACGCCCGCTAA
- a CDS encoding phage tail protein — translation MALKEYVGSIILEVNGQEIDVIDLNVSSKTGRKLVKTMNSSGRAKGFARGVTEYDLSVTVSIPLTGDLDWEAIEGAKLTEFPLAPGGKRTSYLDCFSLEVGEKYGVENEARRDIKLMSLRKVVE, via the coding sequence ATGGCTCTCAAAGAATACGTAGGTTCCATCATCCTGGAAGTCAACGGCCAGGAAATCGACGTCATCGACCTCAATGTCAGCAGCAAAACCGGCCGCAAGCTGGTGAAAACCATGAACTCCAGCGGCCGCGCCAAAGGCTTCGCCCGCGGCGTTACCGAGTATGACCTGTCGGTCACGGTGTCCATTCCGCTGACCGGCGATCTGGACTGGGAGGCGATAGAAGGCGCCAAACTGACCGAATTCCCGCTGGCCCCGGGCGGCAAGCGCACCAGCTATCTGGATTGCTTCAGCTTGGAAGTCGGCGAAAAGTACGGCGTAGAGAATGAAGCGCGCCGCGATATCAAGCTGATGTCGCTGCGGAAGGTGGTGGAATGA
- a CDS encoding phage tail sheath subtilisin-like domain-containing protein: MASPNISFDQIPASIRKPGKYFEFNTKLAVRTLPGNPQRVLAIGQRFSDTANQLALTAIDIFSDEQAAQAFGRGSIAHLMARAAINANPYLQLTMVAVDDNAAGIAASGTLTFSGPATSAGLLSVFIGTVRIDVAVAAGDDQAKIAANVQTALSKLTDLPIVASAAKEVLTLTARNKGSLGNAIVVKVQEQIAGLGVTVVPMKGGAGDPDIAPALAAVASGGHQIIANPYTNDAALTALRTHLDFVSGPLEQRGAIGVIAATGALADASTIAAKLDSGRITAAWYRGSVKLPSDIAAAYAAVIASEEDPARPLNTLELPGLDVVDLSSRTTRTEQENALYNGLTPLEVSAGNRVQIVRALSTYTKDAQGVDDVSLLDITTIRTLDYVRKACRERIALRFPREKLSDRTPSKVRSELLDVLYKLEELEIIEQVDANKAGLIVERDLQDANRLDAKIPVDVVNGLHIFAGRIDLLL, from the coding sequence ATGGCCAGCCCCAACATCAGCTTCGACCAAATTCCGGCCTCGATCCGCAAGCCGGGCAAGTACTTCGAGTTCAACACCAAGCTGGCGGTGCGCACGCTGCCGGGCAACCCGCAACGCGTCCTGGCCATCGGCCAGCGTTTCTCCGACACCGCCAATCAGCTGGCGCTGACCGCGATTGATATTTTCAGCGACGAACAAGCCGCCCAGGCCTTCGGCCGCGGCTCCATCGCCCACCTGATGGCGCGCGCCGCGATCAACGCCAACCCCTATTTGCAACTGACCATGGTTGCCGTCGATGACAACGCGGCCGGCATCGCGGCATCCGGCACTCTGACCTTCAGCGGCCCGGCCACGTCCGCGGGCTTGCTCAGCGTGTTCATCGGCACGGTCCGCATCGACGTGGCCGTAGCCGCCGGCGACGACCAAGCCAAGATCGCCGCCAATGTGCAAACCGCGCTGTCCAAGCTGACCGACCTGCCGATCGTAGCCTCCGCAGCCAAAGAAGTGCTGACCCTCACCGCCCGCAACAAGGGCAGCCTGGGCAACGCCATCGTGGTGAAGGTTCAAGAACAGATCGCCGGCCTGGGCGTGACCGTCGTGCCGATGAAGGGCGGCGCAGGCGACCCGGACATCGCCCCGGCGCTGGCCGCGGTAGCCAGCGGCGGCCACCAAATCATCGCCAATCCGTACACCAACGATGCCGCCCTGACCGCGCTGCGCACCCATCTGGACTTCGTGTCCGGTCCGCTGGAACAACGCGGCGCCATCGGCGTGATCGCCGCCACCGGCGCGCTGGCCGACGCCTCGACGATCGCCGCAAAACTGGATAGCGGCCGCATCACCGCCGCCTGGTATCGCGGCTCGGTCAAACTGCCCAGCGACATCGCCGCCGCTTACGCCGCCGTGATCGCCAGCGAGGAAGATCCGGCCCGCCCGTTGAACACGCTGGAGCTGCCGGGCCTGGACGTGGTGGACCTGTCCTCCCGCACCACTCGCACCGAGCAGGAAAACGCGCTCTACAACGGCCTCACCCCGCTGGAAGTCTCCGCCGGCAACCGCGTGCAGATCGTGCGCGCCCTCAGCACCTATACCAAGGATGCGCAAGGCGTGGACGATGTCTCGCTGCTGGACATCACCACCATCCGCACCCTGGACTATGTGCGCAAAGCCTGCCGCGAACGCATCGCCCTGCGCTTCCCGCGCGAAAAACTGTCCGACCGCACGCCGTCCAAGGTCCGCTCCGAGCTCCTGGACGTGCTGTACAAGCTGGAAGAGCTGGAAATCATCGAACAGGTGGACGCCAACAAGGCCGGCCTGATCGTCGAACGCGATCTGCAGGACGCCAACCGTCTGGACGCCAAGATCCCGGTAGACGTGGTCAACGGCCTGCACATCTTCGCCGGCCGCATCGACCTTCTGCTGTAA
- a CDS encoding DUF1834 family protein, protein MSMLITLQSAISDRLRQGMGRMVREVAADLDETGLCGLQLAHGDYASRLTPGQSSPTINPQALARLPALWTVAGGITSSQPHNSQRLRYKANALFTVIVGDRLQTDANYAGAGVWQLVYAARRLLVSQDFGLPVNPLVPEKVRPLGQAAREGQPWSLVACDFSTYWLDEALDNGHWPAPQTDADPDALFRAFGGKLEDPAKPAQSVQLNYSLDGAAAAKTQDTVNAPKN, encoded by the coding sequence ATGTCCATGCTGATCACCCTGCAATCCGCCATCTCCGACCGCCTGCGACAGGGCATGGGCCGGATGGTGCGCGAAGTGGCGGCCGATCTGGATGAAACCGGCCTGTGCGGCTTGCAGCTGGCCCACGGCGATTACGCCAGCCGGCTCACCCCGGGCCAATCCAGCCCCACCATCAATCCGCAAGCGCTGGCGAGATTGCCTGCCTTATGGACCGTGGCAGGCGGCATCACCTCCAGCCAGCCGCACAACAGCCAGCGCCTGCGCTACAAGGCCAATGCGCTGTTTACCGTCATCGTAGGCGATCGCCTGCAGACCGACGCCAATTACGCCGGCGCCGGCGTCTGGCAACTGGTCTACGCCGCGCGCCGGCTACTGGTGTCGCAAGATTTTGGCTTGCCGGTCAATCCGCTGGTGCCGGAGAAAGTCCGCCCCTTGGGGCAAGCCGCCCGCGAAGGACAGCCCTGGAGCCTGGTGGCCTGCGACTTCAGCACTTACTGGCTGGACGAGGCGCTGGATAACGGCCATTGGCCGGCGCCGCAAACCGATGCCGATCCGGACGCGCTGTTCCGCGCCTTCGGCGGCAAGCTGGAGGACCCGGCCAAGCCAGCCCAAAGCGTGCAGCTCAACTACAGCCTCGATGGCGCCGCAGCAGCCAAGACGCAAGACACCGTCAACGCGCCCAAAAACTGA
- a CDS encoding TraR/DksA family transcriptional regulator encodes MTDFFDRASELEIEFREQALAKHFRQLQQAGLSHCEDCGDAIPAARRAAVPHSTRCVICQQAAER; translated from the coding sequence ATGACCGACTTTTTCGATCGCGCCAGCGAGCTCGAGATCGAGTTTCGCGAACAAGCCCTGGCCAAGCATTTCCGGCAGCTGCAACAAGCCGGACTCAGCCACTGCGAAGACTGCGGCGATGCCATTCCCGCCGCTCGCCGCGCCGCGGTGCCGCACAGCACCCGCTGCGTCATCTGCCAGCAAGCAGCCGAGCGCTGA
- a CDS encoding M15 family metallopeptidase: protein MQPLAEAFLRRCRDHGLDPLLVCTWRSAAEQAWLYQFGRTLPGPILTHARPGESAHNAMLFGSPAAQAFDVVPLAAGKPVRYPDHPHWLLMADIGQDLGLHWHGHPESPWPELAHFELPPPEG, encoded by the coding sequence TTGCAACCTCTCGCCGAGGCATTTCTGCGCCGGTGCCGCGATCATGGACTCGATCCCCTGCTCGTCTGCACTTGGCGCTCCGCCGCAGAGCAAGCCTGGCTATACCAATTCGGCCGCACGCTGCCCGGCCCCATCCTGACTCACGCCCGGCCCGGCGAGTCGGCCCATAACGCCATGCTGTTCGGCTCGCCCGCCGCGCAAGCCTTCGATGTCGTCCCCCTGGCCGCCGGCAAGCCGGTCCGTTACCCGGATCATCCGCATTGGCTGCTCATGGCAGACATAGGACAGGATCTGGGCCTGCACTGGCATGGCCATCCAGAAAGCCCGTGGCCGGAGCTCGCGCACTTCGAGCTGCCGCCTCCAGAAGGCTGA
- a CDS encoding Mor transcription activator family protein, whose translation MNTKQALPALPHTMQLVAQLIGMPRTLQLVQALGGTTLPFSKNQSKAGQLRFAALVDVIGQDAAEQLTQHFGGDILYIPRCSQALRQARNQQLIHDFDALLIEGLGANESVSVLAMRYHLSDRMIWRVLKTPTQSITH comes from the coding sequence ATGAATACCAAACAAGCCCTGCCCGCCTTGCCCCACACCATGCAGCTGGTCGCCCAATTGATCGGCATGCCGCGCACTCTTCAACTGGTTCAGGCGCTGGGCGGCACCACGCTGCCCTTTTCCAAGAACCAAAGCAAGGCCGGCCAACTACGCTTTGCCGCGCTGGTGGATGTCATCGGCCAAGACGCGGCGGAGCAGCTGACCCAGCACTTCGGCGGGGACATCCTGTATATCCCGCGTTGCAGCCAGGCGCTGCGGCAAGCCCGCAACCAACAACTGATCCACGACTTCGACGCCCTGTTGATTGAAGGCCTGGGCGCGAACGAGTCTGTCAGCGTGCTGGCCATGCGCTACCACCTCAGCGACCGCATGATCTGGCGCGTACTGAAGACGCCGACTCAAAGCATCACGCACTAG
- a CDS encoding helix-turn-helix transcriptional regulator, which produces MEGALQQTEFRQRLELLIGLEKPYAWAARIGINKGSFTNMWYKGGVPRQATARRIADSCDVRFEWLMFGEGAMRDAARAREEPRREEPVAADLERQQDKIPEYFVPADVGQEFCFIPRYNLKASAGFGSNGDDERPMFYMAFRRYWVKNYLNASPSDLVVISVKGDSMSGVLEDRDTILVNTAESSPGEGLFVIRIGDDIFVKQLQRLPGGAVQVKSANPLYESFTVDLGRSAGEFEVIGRVVWFGRQIG; this is translated from the coding sequence ATGGAAGGCGCTCTGCAGCAAACGGAGTTTCGGCAGCGACTGGAGCTGCTGATCGGCTTGGAAAAGCCCTATGCCTGGGCTGCCCGGATCGGGATCAACAAAGGCTCCTTTACCAATATGTGGTACAAGGGCGGAGTGCCCCGGCAGGCGACGGCGCGGCGGATCGCGGACAGCTGCGATGTCCGGTTTGAATGGCTGATGTTTGGCGAAGGCGCGATGCGCGATGCCGCGCGCGCGCGCGAAGAACCGCGGCGCGAGGAGCCCGTGGCAGCCGATTTAGAACGACAACAGGATAAGATCCCGGAATATTTTGTACCGGCGGATGTCGGACAAGAGTTCTGTTTTATTCCCAGATATAACTTGAAGGCCTCGGCCGGCTTTGGTTCCAATGGCGATGATGAAAGACCAATGTTCTATATGGCATTTCGTCGCTATTGGGTAAAGAACTACCTGAACGCCTCGCCCAGCGACCTGGTGGTGATCAGCGTCAAGGGCGACAGCATGAGCGGCGTGCTGGAGGATAGGGATACGATTCTGGTGAATACGGCGGAAAGTTCGCCGGGAGAAGGCTTGTTCGTGATCCGGATCGGCGACGATATCTTTGTCAAACAATTGCAGCGCCTGCCTGGCGGCGCGGTGCAAGTGAAAAGCGCCAATCCCTTGTATGAGTCGTTCACTGTGGACCTGGGCCGCTCCGCCGGCGAGTTCGAAGTGATAGGCCGCGTGGTGTGGTTTGGCCGGCAGATCGGGTGA
- the gmhA gene encoding D-sedoheptulose 7-phosphate isomerase, whose product MKQFIHASLSEAKSALDQLLANPAALDEVAKAADAIIASLSAGGRVFSCGNGGSMCDAMHFAEELTGRYRNNRRGMAAIAISDASHISCVANDFGYDEIFARYLESHAREGDVLLGLSTSGNSRNIIRAAETAREMGVKVIILTGRAGSKLEPLADVYVNTPGGQYADRVQELHIKVLHILIELVERHFCPENYA is encoded by the coding sequence ATGAAGCAATTTATCCATGCCAGTCTCAGCGAGGCGAAGTCCGCGCTGGACCAGTTGTTGGCCAATCCGGCGGCGCTGGATGAGGTGGCCAAGGCCGCCGACGCGATCATTGCGTCCCTGTCGGCTGGCGGCAGGGTGTTTTCTTGCGGCAATGGCGGCTCCATGTGCGATGCGATGCACTTTGCCGAAGAGCTGACGGGGCGCTACCGCAATAACCGTCGCGGCATGGCCGCCATCGCCATCAGCGACGCCAGCCATATCAGCTGCGTGGCCAATGATTTCGGCTACGACGAAATTTTCGCCCGCTATCTGGAAAGCCATGCCCGCGAGGGCGATGTGCTGTTGGGGCTGAGCACCAGCGGCAATAGCCGCAACATCATTCGCGCGGCCGAAACGGCGCGCGAAATGGGGGTGAAAGTCATCATTCTGACAGGGCGCGCCGGCAGCAAGCTGGAGCCTTTGGCCGATGTCTATGTCAATACGCCGGGCGGCCAGTACGCAGACCGGGTGCAGGAGCTGCACATCAAGGTGCTGCATATCCTGATCGAGCTGGTGGAGCGTCATTTCTGCCCGGAAAACTACGCTTAG